Below is a genomic region from Catenuloplanes atrovinosus.
AGCGCGGGGGCCAGGCCGCGGGCGAACCGGGCGGCGATCTCGTCGATCGCGGTGAGCGCGGCCGGGTCGCCGTCGGCGGCGGCGCGCAGCACCGCGCCGGAGTCGGGGAAGGCGCCGCCGCCGAGCCGGCCGATCGCGTCGGCGCCGACCACGCGTTCCAGCGGGCCCATGCCACCGACGACCGGCGGCGTCTCGTCCAGGTCGATGAACCCGATCTCGCCGGCGGCGCCGCCGACGCCCCGGTGCAGCCGCCCGCCGACGACCAGTCCGGCGCCGATCCGCGAGCCCCAGTGCACGAACAGCACGGTGGCGGCGTCGGTGGCCACGCCCTGCCAGCGCTCGGCGAGCACGGACAGGTTCACGTCGTTCTCCACCAGCACCGGGCAGCGGAACATCCGGCCCAGTTCCGCGTCCAGCGGCAGCGACGCCCAGCCGGGGATGCTGGGCGCGAGCCGGAACGTGCGGTTCTCTGGGTCCGCGATGCCGGGCGAGCCGATGCAGACCGCGTAGACCTCGTCCTCGGTGCGTCCGGCCCGGGCCAGCGCGGCCCGGACCGTGTCCGCGATCAGCGTGATCAGCTCGGGGCCGTCGCCGGCCGACCCGGTGGAGACGCGCAGCTCGGCCAGCGGGGCGCCGATCAGGTCGGTGATCATCACTATCGCCTTGTGCGGGCCGACGTCCGCGCCGACCAGGCAGCCCGCGCCGGCGCGGAACGAGACCAGTTGCGCGGGGCGGCCCTTGCGCGGCGCGGCCGTGACGTCGGCGGTGCCGTGCACCGGCGAGATCCAGCCGGCGCGTTCCAGCAGCGTGAGCGCCTGCGTGACGGTGGGGCGGGTGAGCCCGGTGCGGTCCATCAGGTCGGCGACGCGCTGCGGCCCGCCGGTGCGCAGCGCCGTCAGTACGGCGCTCGCGTTCAGCCGGCGCAGCACGTGCGGTCCGCTTCCCCTTGACGTGGTGCTCACGACAGAGCAGAGTACCCGTTTATTAAAGAAAATTCCTTTATTAAGTAACCCAGGTCCGCGACCATCATCCCGGCCGGGGAGGCCCGCATGCCCGATGAAGACCTTGCCCACCGCACCGCCGTCGTGGCCGGTGCCGCCCACCCGATCGGCCGGGCCGTCGTCGCCGAACTCGCCATCCGCGGCGCCTCGGTCATCGCGGTCGACGTGACCAGCCCGTGCGAGGCGCGCGATCGGGTGATCGGCGTCGTCGCCGGGCACCGGCCGGCCGAGTTCGCCGATCGGGCCATCGCGGCCTGCGAGGTCCTCGGCGCCACGCCGGACATCCTGGTCACCTGCCCGCTGCCGATCACGCACGCCGCAAGCGTCCACCTCGGACTGACCGCGCTGGTCCGCGACGGCGGCGCGGTGGTCAACGTCGCGGAGGCGCCCGCCGCCCCGGACGCGGCCCGCACCGCGGCCGTCGCGCTCTCCGGGCTCACCCGGCTGATGACCGAGCGGCTGCGCGCCCGCGCCGTCCGGGTCAACGGCGTGCTCGCCGCCGGCCTCGCCGACGAGGACCGGCCCGCGCCCGTGCTGCCGCCCACGCCCGTCGGCCGCCCCGGGTGGGCCGACGAGGTGGCGCGGTGCGTGGCGTTCCTCGCGTCACCGCAGGCGTCCTATGTGGCCGCCGCGGTGCTGCCGGTCGACGGCGGGCTCGGGCTGATGCGGCCCGAGCCGTCCGGCTACTGGCACCGCACCACCCTCCGCACCCCCGAACCGGCACTCGCTCACTGAAGGAGCCTCCATGCAGCGTCGCGGCCGTCTCGCGCTCGCCGCTCTCACCGGTCTCGTGCTCGCGGCCGGCGCGGCCGTACCGGCGCAGGCCGTTTCCGGTCCGTCCCGGCCCGACCTGCCGCGCGGCCCGCTGCCGCTCGGCCCGGCCGGGCTGACCGAGACCCGCACCGAGCGGACGCTCGCGCCCGGCGTGGTCATGACCACCATCGCCCGCGGCCAGGCCGACCCGGCGAGGGCCTACTGGACGATCGGCATCAACCTGCCCATCGGTACGGCCCGCGGCGCGCTCGGCACGCTCGCCGACGCCCAGGCCGTCCGCGCGCGGCTGCTCGCGGACCCCACGGTCGCGGCGCTGCTGGCCGAGCGCGGCTGGGAGCCGCGCGTCGAGGCGGTCGACTACGCGCCGACGCTGGCCGGGTACGCCGGCGGCACGATCGGCTACACGCTGCGCATCGGCCGGTACACCGAGAAGCCGGCCGGTTCCGACCCGGTCCTCGCCGCGCTCGGCGCCGCCGGGTTCCCCGCGTTCACCCTGCACACCGGCCAGGACGGCCGCCCGGACAGCACCGGCCCGTGGGCGATGCGGGTGCTCACGGTGGACCCGAGGCGCTTCCGCGGCGACGTCACCGCGTCCGTCGGCGACGCGGTCACCGGCCAGCAGAACACCAGCGCGATCGCGGCCGCGGCCGGCGCGCTCTACGCGGTCAACGGCGGCTACTTCGTGGTCAACGGCGCCGACGGCGCGCCCGGCACGCCGGCCGGCCTGAGCGTGATCGACGGTGAGCCGAAGACCGCCGCCACCGCGGGCCGCCCCGTGCTGCTGATCCGCGACGACGGCCGGCGCACCGAGATCGAGAATCTGACCAGCCGGTACGCGCTGCGCTTCGGCGCCGGCCGCCCGCACCTGGTCGACGCGCTGAACCGGGTGCCCGGCAAGATCCGCAACTGCGGCGGAGTCGGCGGCGACCTGCCCACCCAGCGCCCGGTCCACGACTTCACCTGCACCGACCCGGACGAGATCGTGGTCTTCACGGACGACTACGGCACCGCCACCCCGGCCGGCGACGGCGTCGAGGCGCTGATCGGCCCGTCCGGCCGCGTCGTCGAGGTACGTGCCCGGACCGGCGCCACCGTGCCGGCCGGCCACCGCATCGTGCAGGCGATCGGCGCGGACGCGGCCTGGCTGACCGCGCACGCGAAGCCCGGCGCCAGGCTGACGCTGGACACCACGGTCGCCGACGCGCGTGGCCGCACCGTCTGCTTCGGACCGCGCGACTTCGTGGTCAACGGCGGCCCGCGGCTGGTCCGCGGCGGGCGCGTGGCCGTCGACCCGGTGGCCGACGGCCTGGTGCACGAGGACCCGGCGCTCGGCCTGCCCGACTCGGCGCAGGGCGCGGCCTGGGGCTACAACTGGTTCATCCGCGACAACCCGCGCACCGGGGCCGGCATCGACCGGCAGGGCCGGCTGATGCTGATCCAGGTCGACGGCCGTCAGGCGAACCTCAGCCAGGGGCTGCCGATCGCCGCGTTCGCCGAGGTCTTCCGCTCGCTCGGCGCGGTCGAGGCGATCAACCTGGACGGCGGCGGCTCGTCCGCGACCGTGGTCGACGGCGTGCTGGTCAACTCGCCCTCCGACCAGAACTCCGCCGGGCAGCAGGTCGAGCGCGCCACCGGCGACGCCATCCTGATCACTCGCTGATCCCCGCCCCGGCCGGCTTCCCGTCACCACGGGGAGCCGGCCGCGGCTCAGCCCTCCGCCAGCACCTCCAGGATCGCCTCGCCGTACCGCGCGAGCTTGGCCTCGCCGACGCCGCTCACGCCGGACAACTGCGCAAGCGACGCCGGCTTGACCGCGGCGATCTGCCGCAGCGTCGCGTCGTTGAACACGATGTACGCCGGCATGCCCTGCGCCTTGGCCTCACCGGCGCGCCACGTCCGCAACCGCTCGAACAGCGCGGTGTCCGCGGGCGCCAGGTCGGCCGGCGGCGCCTTGACCGCGCCGGAGGACGACGAGCGCGCCGCCCTCGCCTTCCGCTTCGGCTCGGTGCGCAGCATGACCGTGCGCTGCCGGGCCAGCACCTCGCGGCTGCCGTCGGTCAGCACCAGCACGCTGTAGTCGCCCTCGACCGTGAGCAGCCCCTGGGCCAGCAGCTGCCGGACCACGCTGCGCCACTGCGCCTCGGACAGGTCGGTGCCGATGCCCCAGGTGGACAGCTCGTGGTGCCGGCCGCGGCGCGTCTCGTCCGTCTCCCGCCCGAGCAGGATGTCGATCGACCGTCCCGCGCCGTACTTCCGGCCGCGCTCGCGCTGCAGCCGCAGGATCGTGGAGAGCAGCTTCTGCGCCGGGACGGTGCCGTCCCACGACTCCGGCGGCGTCAGGCAGGTGTCGCAGTTGCCGCAGGGCGTCGACTCCTCGCCGAAGTACTTCAGCAGTTGCACGCGCCGGCACTCGACGGTCTCGCAGAGCGCGAGCATCGCGTCCAGGTGCGTGGTCAGCGACCGCTTGTGCGCCAGGTCGCCCTCGGAACTCTCGATCATGCGGCGCTGCTGGACCACGTCGTTCAGCCCGTACGCCAGCCAGGCGGTGGACGGCAGCCCGTCCCGCCCGGCGCGGCCGGTCTCCTGGTAGTAGCCCTCCACCGACTTCGGCAGGTCGAGGTGGGCGACGAACCGCACGTCCGGCTTGTCGATGCCCATGCCGAACGCGATCGTGGCCACCATGACCAGCCCCTCCTCGCGCAGGAACCGGGACTGGTTGCGCGCGCGGAGCCCGGCGTCCAGACCCGCGTGGTAAGGCAGCGCGGGGATGCCCTCGCGGGACAGGAACTCGGCCGTCTTCTCCACCGAGGCGCGGGACAGGCAGTAGACGATGCCGGAGTCGCCCGCGTGCTCGGTGCGCAGCAGCTCGAGCAGTTGCTTCTGCGGACCGTCCTTCGGGACGATGCGGTACTGGATGTTGGGCCGGTCGAAGCTGGCGACGAAGTGCTTCGCCTCGGTCAGCTTCAGCCGGGTCGCGATCTCCGAGTGCGTCGCCGTGGTCGCGGTCGCGGTGAGCGCGATGCGCGGCACGTCGGGCCAGCGCTCGTGCAGCATCGACAGCTGGAGGTAGTCCGGCCGGAAGTCGTGGCCCCACTGCGACACGCAGTGCGCCTCGTCGATCGCGAACAGCGAGATCTTGCCGCGGTCGAGCAGTCGCTGCACGCCCGCGGTGCCCAGCGCCTCCGGCGCCAGGTAGAGCAGGTCGAGCCGGCCGCCCACGAACTCCTGCTCGACCAGGCGGCGCTGGTCCAGCGTGAGCGTGGAGTTGAGGAAGTCGGCGCGCACGCCGAGCGCGCGCAGCGCGTCCACCTGGTTCTGCATCAGCGCGATCAGCGGCGAGATCACCACGCCGGTGCCGGGCCGGACCAGCGCCGGGATCTGGTAACACAGCGACTTGCCGCCGCCGGTCGGCATCAGCACCAGCGCGTCCCCGCCCGCGACCACGGTGTCGATGATCTGCTGCTGCTCGCCGCGGAAGGAGTCGTAGCCGAAGATGCGGCGCAGCACCTCGGCCGGGCCGGCGCCGGTCAGGTCGGGCGCGGACTGCGGCACGGGCGCGCCGGCCGGAACCGCGTCCTCCCAGCTGCCCAGCTCCTCCTCATCCGCCCAGTCCTCCGCCGGGGGCTCGTCGTCCACCGGCCAGTCGCGCCACTCCTCGTCCACGGCGGCGACTCTACCCACCCCCACCGACAGGTTCCGACCCCGCGGACCCGGAAACCGCCCGATCGGTCACGTTCCTCCCTTGTGGTGCGCGACGGCCGGGTGTCACGGTGGATCGCATGGCCTATCCGCCGGAACCGTGGCACCTCAGGGGGCAGATGCACGTCTCGGTCTGGCTGGTCCCGGCCGCCGGCCTGCCGCCGCACCCGCAGGGGCTGGCCGCGCCGCCGCTGACCGTGGCCGGCCGCGTCCCGGTCGGCGCCGCCTGGGTGAGTTACCGGCCCGGCGGCGTGCTCAGCTACCGCGAACTGCTCGCCGGGCGCCTGGTCCGCGACCACGGCCGCCCGCGCGCCACCATCACCGAGATCTGGGTGGACAGCGAGGCCTCCCGGGACGGCGGGCGCGAGCTGTGGGGCATCCCGAAGGAGCTGGCCGAGCTCACGGTCGACGCGCCGGAGCCGGCCGCGCCCGGCATCGCGCACGCCGTGCTCCGCGCCGGCCCGCGGTTCCCCGGCCGCTGGCCGGTCGGCCTGCGCGTGCTGCAGCTGCTGCACGGCAGACCCCTCACCACGGGGGTACGCGGCCGCGCCGCGCTCCGCCTCGACCGGATCGCCTGGTCCCCGCTGCCGGACGGCCCGCTCGGCTACCTGGCCGGCCGCCGCCCGCTGCTGTCCGTCACGTTCGCCGACTTCGACATCACGTTCGGCTCGCGGTGACGCCGGCGTAGTCGGCGAGGTTCAGCCGCGCGGTGCGCCGGACGTACTCGCGGCCGGTGCCCGGCCAGTTCGTCACGATCCGGCCGCCCGGTCCGACGTACCAGCTGTCACAGCCGGTCCAGACGCTGGCCGACAGCCGGCGCCGCAGCTCCGCGTCGTGCCGCGCGGCCACCTCGGGCGACACGCACAGCGGCGGCGCGCCCGCGGCCAGCGCGCGCACGGCCTGCACGATGTAGCGCGCCTGGGCCTCCTGGAAGATCACGACGGACGTGGTGCCGGTGTTCGTGTTCGGGCCGTACACCAGGAACATGTTCGGGAAGCCCGGCACCGCCATGCCGAGATAGGCGTGCGCGCCGTCCCGCCACGTCTCGCGCAGCGTCACCCCGTCGCACCCGGTGATCCGCATCGGCGCCACGAACTCCGCCGCCGCGAAGCCGGTGCCGTAGACCAGCAGGTCCGCCTCGTGCAGCACGCCGTCGGCGG
It encodes:
- a CDS encoding phosphodiester glycosidase family protein, whose amino-acid sequence is MQRRGRLALAALTGLVLAAGAAVPAQAVSGPSRPDLPRGPLPLGPAGLTETRTERTLAPGVVMTTIARGQADPARAYWTIGINLPIGTARGALGTLADAQAVRARLLADPTVAALLAERGWEPRVEAVDYAPTLAGYAGGTIGYTLRIGRYTEKPAGSDPVLAALGAAGFPAFTLHTGQDGRPDSTGPWAMRVLTVDPRRFRGDVTASVGDAVTGQQNTSAIAAAAGALYAVNGGYFVVNGADGAPGTPAGLSVIDGEPKTAATAGRPVLLIRDDGRRTEIENLTSRYALRFGAGRPHLVDALNRVPGKIRNCGGVGGDLPTQRPVHDFTCTDPDEIVVFTDDYGTATPAGDGVEALIGPSGRVVEVRARTGATVPAGHRIVQAIGADAAWLTAHAKPGARLTLDTTVADARGRTVCFGPRDFVVNGGPRLVRGGRVAVDPVADGLVHEDPALGLPDSAQGAAWGYNWFIRDNPRTGAGIDRQGRLMLIQVDGRQANLSQGLPIAAFAEVFRSLGAVEAINLDGGGSSATVVDGVLVNSPSDQNSAGQQVERATGDAILITR
- a CDS encoding acetoacetate decarboxylase family protein, translated to MAYPPEPWHLRGQMHVSVWLVPAAGLPPHPQGLAAPPLTVAGRVPVGAAWVSYRPGGVLSYRELLAGRLVRDHGRPRATITEIWVDSEASRDGGRELWGIPKELAELTVDAPEPAAPGIAHAVLRAGPRFPGRWPVGLRVLQLLHGRPLTTGVRGRAALRLDRIAWSPLPDGPLGYLAGRRPLLSVTFADFDITFGSR
- a CDS encoding ROK family transcriptional regulator; the protein is MSTTSRGSGPHVLRRLNASAVLTALRTGGPQRVADLMDRTGLTRPTVTQALTLLERAGWISPVHGTADVTAAPRKGRPAQLVSFRAGAGCLVGADVGPHKAIVMITDLIGAPLAELRVSTGSAGDGPELITLIADTVRAALARAGRTEDEVYAVCIGSPGIADPENRTFRLAPSIPGWASLPLDAELGRMFRCPVLVENDVNLSVLAERWQGVATDAATVLFVHWGSRIGAGLVVGGRLHRGVGGAAGEIGFIDLDETPPVVGGMGPLERVVGADAIGRLGGGAFPDSGAVLRAAADGDPAALTAIDEIAARFARGLAPALLVLDPELVVIGGGVSRGGPPLLAALERHLRPRTLVPPRLALSALGDRAGVLGAIRACLDNLEATLAASL
- a CDS encoding SDR family NAD(P)-dependent oxidoreductase, with the translated sequence MPDEDLAHRTAVVAGAAHPIGRAVVAELAIRGASVIAVDVTSPCEARDRVIGVVAGHRPAEFADRAIAACEVLGATPDILVTCPLPITHAASVHLGLTALVRDGGAVVNVAEAPAAPDAARTAAVALSGLTRLMTERLRARAVRVNGVLAAGLADEDRPAPVLPPTPVGRPGWADEVARCVAFLASPQASYVAAAVLPVDGGLGLMRPEPSGYWHRTTLRTPEPALAH
- the recQ gene encoding DNA helicase RecQ, which encodes MTGAGPAEVLRRIFGYDSFRGEQQQIIDTVVAGGDALVLMPTGGGKSLCYQIPALVRPGTGVVISPLIALMQNQVDALRALGVRADFLNSTLTLDQRRLVEQEFVGGRLDLLYLAPEALGTAGVQRLLDRGKISLFAIDEAHCVSQWGHDFRPDYLQLSMLHERWPDVPRIALTATATTATHSEIATRLKLTEAKHFVASFDRPNIQYRIVPKDGPQKQLLELLRTEHAGDSGIVYCLSRASVEKTAEFLSREGIPALPYHAGLDAGLRARNQSRFLREEGLVMVATIAFGMGIDKPDVRFVAHLDLPKSVEGYYQETGRAGRDGLPSTAWLAYGLNDVVQQRRMIESSEGDLAHKRSLTTHLDAMLALCETVECRRVQLLKYFGEESTPCGNCDTCLTPPESWDGTVPAQKLLSTILRLQRERGRKYGAGRSIDILLGRETDETRRGRHHELSTWGIGTDLSEAQWRSVVRQLLAQGLLTVEGDYSVLVLTDGSREVLARQRTVMLRTEPKRKARAARSSSSGAVKAPPADLAPADTALFERLRTWRAGEAKAQGMPAYIVFNDATLRQIAAVKPASLAQLSGVSGVGEAKLARYGEAILEVLAEG